The proteins below are encoded in one region of Bifidobacterium catenulatum DSM 16992 = JCM 1194 = LMG 11043:
- the ptsP gene encoding phosphoenolpyruvate--protein phosphotransferase, which yields MIIKGVGIGRGVAVGPVIRMAQPLPEPSDAPRAEGIAAEGEIARVEKSLALVNADLNRRAEEAANGDEGAKQAAPILQAVAMFASDPSLAESIKGLIQQGKTAERAVLEGFAAVEDMFRAIGGYQAERAADLHDVGQRVIADLMGAPAPGLPQSETPFVLVAEDLSPADTAALDMSKTLAIVTSQGGPTSHTAILARARGIVAVVSAAEAENLTDGTTVVVNAAKGELVVDPTEEEIAVAEAAKSRAAAAKELRGNPGSTKDGHLIPLLANVGKPADAAKALEYGAEGVGLFRTEFLFIGNSEPPTVEEQTRAYTELLSQFPGKKVVIRMLDAGADKPLPFLTPEDEPNPALGLRGLRTLRAHMDVLEGQLKALAAADAATDANLWVMAPMVADQHEADYFVKLGKSFGLKFVGAMAEVPSIALMADKVADVADFVSIGTNDLTQYTLAADRTLGSVANYQTAWHPAVLRAIKMICDAGNAKGMPVGVCGEAAADPDLAVVLAGLGVNSLSMTPVALDDVRASLAEVTFEEAQARAEAALNGDFYHPAN from the coding sequence ATGATTATCAAAGGTGTTGGCATTGGTCGCGGTGTTGCAGTCGGCCCGGTCATCCGTATGGCGCAACCACTGCCGGAACCGTCGGACGCTCCGCGTGCGGAAGGCATTGCTGCCGAAGGCGAAATCGCCCGCGTTGAAAAGTCCCTCGCACTGGTGAACGCCGACCTGAACCGTCGTGCTGAAGAGGCCGCCAATGGTGACGAAGGTGCCAAGCAGGCTGCTCCGATTCTGCAGGCTGTCGCCATGTTCGCTTCCGATCCGTCGCTGGCTGAATCCATCAAGGGTCTGATTCAGCAGGGTAAGACCGCCGAACGTGCAGTGCTCGAAGGCTTCGCTGCAGTGGAAGACATGTTCCGTGCCATCGGTGGCTATCAGGCTGAGCGTGCCGCCGATCTGCACGATGTCGGACAGCGCGTGATCGCCGACCTTATGGGCGCTCCCGCTCCGGGCTTGCCGCAGAGCGAAACCCCGTTCGTGCTCGTCGCCGAAGATCTTTCCCCCGCTGATACCGCGGCGCTCGACATGAGCAAGACTCTCGCCATCGTCACCTCGCAGGGCGGCCCGACCTCGCACACCGCTATTCTGGCGCGCGCTCGTGGCATTGTGGCGGTTGTTTCCGCAGCCGAAGCCGAAAACCTGACCGACGGCACTACCGTGGTCGTGAACGCGGCCAAGGGTGAACTTGTCGTTGACCCGACCGAAGAGGAGATCGCCGTTGCCGAAGCCGCCAAGTCCCGCGCGGCCGCAGCCAAGGAACTGCGCGGCAATCCAGGCTCCACCAAGGATGGTCATCTGATTCCGCTGCTCGCCAACGTGGGCAAGCCGGCCGATGCAGCCAAGGCGCTGGAATATGGCGCTGAAGGCGTTGGCCTGTTCCGTACCGAATTCCTGTTCATCGGCAACTCCGAGCCGCCGACCGTCGAAGAGCAGACCCGCGCTTACACCGAGCTGCTGAGCCAGTTCCCAGGCAAGAAGGTCGTGATCCGTATGCTCGACGCCGGCGCTGACAAGCCGCTGCCGTTCCTCACTCCGGAAGACGAGCCGAATCCGGCCCTCGGCCTGCGCGGCCTGCGCACCCTGCGCGCCCACATGGACGTGCTCGAAGGCCAGCTCAAGGCGCTCGCCGCAGCCGATGCCGCCACCGATGCGAACCTGTGGGTTATGGCTCCGATGGTTGCCGACCAGCATGAGGCTGACTATTTCGTGAAGCTTGGCAAGAGCTTCGGTCTGAAGTTCGTGGGTGCGATGGCCGAAGTGCCGTCGATTGCGCTTATGGCTGACAAGGTGGCCGACGTGGCTGACTTCGTGTCGATCGGCACCAACGATCTGACCCAGTACACGCTGGCCGCCGACCGTACGCTCGGTTCCGTTGCCAACTATCAGACCGCCTGGCATCCGGCGGTGCTGCGTGCCATCAAGATGATCTGCGATGCGGGCAACGCCAAGGGCATGCCGGTGGGCGTGTGCGGCGAGGCCGCTGCTGATCCGGACTTGGCCGTAGTGCTGGCCGGTCTTGGCGTGAACTCTCTGTCCATGACTCCGGTGGCGCTCGACGACGTGCGTGCCTCCCTCGCAGAAGTCACCTTCGAAGAGGCTCAGGCCCGTGCCGAAGCCGCCCTTAACGGCGACTTCTACCACCCGGCCAACTGA
- a CDS encoding YbhB/YbcL family Raf kinase inhibitor-like protein, with translation MKISADFTVIPDAFAKAAPPENCIDGTPIVSFPFYIDALDPAVQFLHWEFVDPDSIPVCGFQWNHWSLANLPVDALMYDFNDSHALAIPADFSRTVSAMIPETIQGRTSAASPLLQGRSNDPAVTMRYNGPYPPDQDHDYYLHVWGTTAPLAGLNQGFWLNEMERALRTSGTIVDQGAIFLTGKA, from the coding sequence ATGAAGATTTCCGCAGATTTCACCGTCATTCCCGACGCGTTTGCCAAGGCGGCGCCGCCTGAGAACTGCATCGACGGTACACCGATTGTTTCCTTCCCCTTCTACATTGATGCGCTTGATCCCGCAGTGCAGTTCCTGCATTGGGAATTCGTTGATCCGGATTCGATTCCGGTATGCGGTTTCCAGTGGAATCATTGGTCCCTCGCGAACCTGCCCGTGGACGCACTGATGTACGATTTCAACGATTCTCACGCGCTCGCGATTCCGGCTGATTTCTCGCGCACGGTTTCCGCGATGATTCCTGAAACGATTCAGGGACGCACGTCCGCCGCCTCGCCGTTGCTGCAGGGCCGCAGCAACGATCCCGCAGTGACGATGCGTTACAACGGTCCATATCCGCCGGATCAGGATCACGACTACTACCTGCATGTGTGGGGCACCACGGCTCCGCTTGCCGGCCTCAATCAGGGATTCTGGCTCAATGAAATGGAACGTGCGCTGCGTACTTCCGGTACAATCGTTGATCAGGGCGCTATTTTCCTCACTGGAAAAGCCTGA
- a CDS encoding C69 family dipeptidase: MACTTILVGKDASYDGSTIIARNEDSANGEFCPKRFIVVKPEDQPRKYKSVLSHVEIDLPDNPLQYTAVPNADLKEGIWGEAGVNEANVAMSATETLTTNERVLGADPFVELKPAKGKEGEEGFEPEVAGGIGEEDFLTLVLPYVTTAREGVERLGALLEEFGTYEMNGVAFSDVDEIWWLETVGGHHWIAKRVPDEAYVTMPNQLGIDEFDLEDAFGEQEDHMCSADLAEFIERNHLDLSVESTTPFNPRDAFGSHSDSDHVYNTPRAWYMQRFLNPYDEQWDGQDADHKPVSDDIPWARQPERKITIEDVKYVLSSHYQGTPYDPYGKLGDQRTRHMFRPIGINRQSQLAVMQIRPYRPQVSRAIQWIAYGSNPFNTLVPFFPNVNSTPKYLEDTTTRVTSENFYWENRIIAALCDSSFADTANAVERYQEKTGAMGHRMVATTDEQIERLVGDVTDEFDAEDEIGDVQPMEPDEIIEAVRNDDAREILAAANENMAAQLKEETDKLLDSVLYTASMNMKNGFHMSDF, translated from the coding sequence ATGGCGTGTACCACGATTTTGGTTGGCAAAGACGCAAGTTATGACGGATCGACCATCATCGCCCGTAATGAAGATAGTGCAAATGGTGAATTTTGCCCGAAGCGCTTCATCGTAGTCAAGCCTGAAGATCAGCCGCGCAAGTACAAGAGCGTGCTTTCGCATGTTGAAATCGACCTTCCTGACAATCCGCTGCAGTATACGGCTGTGCCGAATGCCGATCTGAAAGAAGGCATTTGGGGCGAAGCTGGTGTGAACGAGGCGAACGTTGCCATGAGTGCCACCGAAACGCTCACCACCAACGAGCGTGTGCTTGGCGCCGATCCGTTCGTGGAGCTCAAGCCTGCCAAGGGCAAGGAAGGCGAAGAAGGCTTTGAGCCGGAAGTCGCCGGTGGTATTGGCGAAGAGGATTTCCTCACACTTGTGCTTCCGTACGTCACCACCGCCCGTGAGGGTGTGGAACGTTTGGGTGCGCTGCTTGAGGAATTTGGCACCTATGAGATGAACGGCGTTGCCTTCTCCGACGTTGACGAGATTTGGTGGCTGGAAACCGTTGGCGGCCATCATTGGATCGCCAAGCGTGTGCCGGACGAAGCGTATGTGACCATGCCGAACCAGCTGGGCATTGACGAATTTGATCTTGAAGATGCGTTTGGCGAGCAGGAGGACCACATGTGTTCCGCCGATCTGGCCGAGTTCATCGAACGCAACCATCTTGACCTGTCGGTGGAGAGCACTACGCCGTTCAACCCGCGTGACGCGTTTGGCTCCCACTCCGATTCCGACCACGTGTACAACACTCCTCGTGCTTGGTACATGCAGCGTTTCCTCAACCCGTACGACGAGCAGTGGGATGGTCAGGATGCCGACCACAAGCCGGTTTCCGACGATATTCCGTGGGCTCGCCAACCAGAACGCAAAATCACCATCGAAGATGTGAAGTATGTGCTGAGCTCCCACTATCAGGGCACCCCGTACGATCCGTATGGAAAGCTTGGCGACCAGCGCACCCGCCATATGTTCCGCCCGATCGGCATCAACCGTCAGAGCCAGCTTGCGGTAATGCAGATCCGCCCGTACCGCCCGCAGGTGAGCCGCGCGATCCAGTGGATCGCCTACGGTTCCAACCCGTTCAACACACTCGTGCCGTTCTTCCCGAACGTCAACTCCACGCCGAAGTATTTGGAAGACACCACCACGCGCGTCACATCCGAAAACTTCTATTGGGAGAACCGCATTATCGCGGCCCTGTGCGATTCCAGCTTCGCCGACACCGCCAACGCTGTGGAACGCTATCAGGAGAAGACCGGCGCGATGGGCCACCGCATGGTTGCCACTACCGACGAGCAGATTGAACGCTTGGTGGGTGACGTTACCGACGAATTCGATGCGGAAGACGAAATCGGCGATGTGCAGCCGATGGAACCGGATGAAATCATCGAAGCCGTGCGCAACGACGACGCCCGCGAAATCCTTGCCGCAGCCAACGAAAACATGGCCGCGCAACTCAAGGAGGAAACCGACAAGCTTCTTGATTCTGTGCTGTACACCGCCAGCATGAACATGAAGAACGGCTTCCACATGTCGGACTTCTAA